In Ipomoea triloba cultivar NCNSP0323 chromosome 15, ASM357664v1, one genomic interval encodes:
- the LOC116005505 gene encoding iridoid oxidase-like has protein sequence MDYEIFGFVLLFLAWVAWAIVNERSHRRLEEVGQLPPGPRRWPVVGNIFQLGWTPHVSFTDLASKHGPIMTLWLGSMSTVVISSDEATREMFKNHDVVLAGRKIYEAMKGDFGNEGSLITAQYGPHWRMLRRLCTTEFFVTSRLDALRGVRTKCIDHMLRYMGEAGNSGTAAIDVGRFFFLMSFNLIGNLMFSKDLLDPRSERGAKFFYHAGKVMEFAGKPNVADFFPVLRWFDPQGIRRMTQFHVNKAFDIAGDYLKERMESMNAAGGNDDEKKKDYMDVLLQYRGDLVEGPARFSSRTINVILFEMFTAGTDTTTSTLEWAMTELLRNPTSLQKAQTELRSVVGGAEKKLEEYHLEKLPYLKAVIKETLRLHPPLPFLVPHMAMDSCNMLGYYIPKETQILVNVWAIGRDPKTWKDPLKFKPERFLKPNMADFRGHHFEFIPFGSGRRMCPALPLASRLLPLALGSVLHSFDWVLGHGMEPSQMDMTERMGITLRKATPLKAIPVPYKG, from the exons atggactACGAAATATTTGGCTTTGTACTACTCTTTCTTGCATGGGTTGCATGGGCCATAGTCAACGAGCGTAGCCACCGGCGGTTGGAAGAAGTGGGGCAGTTGCCGCCAGGGCCACGGCGGTGGCCGGTGGTGGGCAACATTTTCCAGCTGGGTTGGACGCCGCACGTGTCGTTTACCGACTTGGCTTCCAAACACGGCCCTATAATGACACTGTGGTTAGGCTCAATGAGCACGGTGGTGATCTCCTCCGACGAAGCCACCCGGGAGATGTTCAAGAACCACGACGTGGTTCTCGCCGGTCGGAAGATTTACGAGGCGATGAAGGGAGATTTCGGGAACGAAGGGTCGCTCATCACGGCGCAATACGGCCCGCACTGGCGGATGTTGCGGCGGTTGTGCACGACGGAGTTTTTCGTCACGAGCAGGCTCGACGCCCTCCGAGGGGTGCGGACAAAATGCATAGACCACATGCTGAG GTACATGGGAGAAGCCGGGAACTCCGGCACGGCGGCGATCGACGTCGGGAGGTTCTTCTTCTTGATGTCGTTTAACCTCATCGGAAACCTCATGTTCTCGAAGGACCTGCTGGATCCGAGATCGGAGAGGGGCGCCAAGTTCTTTTACCATGCAGGGAAAGTGATGGAGTTCGCGGGGAAGCCAAACGTCGCCGACTTTTTCCCGGTGTTGAGGTGGTTTGATCCGCAAGGTATACGGCGAATGACGCAGTTTCATGTGAACAAGGCCTTTGATATCGCCGGAGATTACTTGAAAGAGAGGATGGAAAGCATGAACGCCGCCGGCGGCAATGATGATGAGAAGAAAAAGGATTACATGGACGTGCTTCTTCAGTACCGTGGTGACCTTGTGGAGGGTCCTGCTAGGTTTTCTTCAAGAACCATCAACGTTATTCTCTTC GAAATGTTCACGGCAGGAACGGATACAACAACGAGCACACTAGAATGGGCAATGACCGAGCTTCTCCGGAACCCTACCTCACTTCAAAAAGCCCAGACGGAGCTGAGAAGCGTAGTGGGCGGGGCCGAAAAGAAGCTAGAAGAGTATCACCTGGAAAAGCTTCCATATCTAAAAGCGGTGATCAAGGAAACCCTAAGGCTCCATCCACCACTGCCATTCCTAGTCCCACACATGGCCATGGACTCATGCAACATGTTGGGCTATTATATCCCTAAAGAAACCCAAATTCTAGTCAATGTTTGGGCCATTGGGAGGGACCCTAAAACGTGGAAAGATCCACTAAAGTTTAAGCCCGAGAGGTTCTTGAAACCTAACATGGCTGACTTTAGAGGTCACCATTTTGAGTTCATCCCTTTCGGGTCGGGCCGCCGGATGTGCCCGGCCCTCCCGCTTGCTTCCCGGTTGTTGCCGTTGGCATTGGGGTCGGTTTTGCACTCATTTGATTGGGTTTTAGGTCATGGTATGGAGCCATCACAGATGGACATGACAGAGAGAATGGGGATTACGTTGAGAAAGGCAACTCCATTGAAGGCCATACCAGTGCCCTACAAAGGGTAA
- the LOC116007009 gene encoding cytochrome P450 76A1-like, whose amino-acid sequence MEYWDGRYVIMLLAVFLIPASLLLLLSRNKPRSGRLPPGPPGLPVLGNMFDLGSLPHQTIAAMRNTYGPVVWLRIGSVSTLAIQSAKAAAELFKNHDVPFVGRNIVDVMLSHDYNKGSLVFAQYGSYWRVLRRICSVEMFVHKKVNETAPVRRKCIDDLLRWVENEAAAGSGIHVTRFVFLATFNMLGNLMFSSDLVDPVSEKGSKFFNAMMGIMEWGGTPNISDIFPCLRWLDLQGLRGKTDRDLKIALQIVSAFVKERCKEGVQDSGKRKTDFLDVLLRFEGSGKDEPAKLSEHQINIFMLEMFLAGTDTTSSTVEWALTELLRNPKAMTKAQEEIRGIVGPNRRFEERDIDNLQYLQAVVKETLRLHPPAPLLIPRRAIQDTKFMGYDIPKDTRVFINVWAIGRDHESWEDPLSFKPERFLGSNIDFKGQNFEFLPFGAGRRICAGLPLGNRMLHFLLGSLLHSFDWELEGNVTSESLDMAERMGITVRKFEPLKAIPRRVVA is encoded by the exons ATGGAGTACTGGGATGGGCGATACGTCATCATGTTGTTGGCGGTCTTCTTGATTCCGGCGTCTCTGCTCCTTCTACTCTCCCGGAACAAGCCACGTTCCGGCAGACTGCCGCCGGGCCCGCCTGGGCTGCCCGTGTTGGGCAACATGTTCGACCTCGGATCACTACCTCACCAAACAATAGCCGCGATGAGAAACACGTACGGCCCTGTGGTTTGGCTAAGGATAGGCTCTGTCAGCACCCTGGCAATCCAGTCGGCCAAGGCCGCCGCCGAGCTCTTCAAGAACCACGACGTCCCATTCGTTGGCCGCAACATCGTCGACGTCATGCTGTCGCACGATTACAACAAGGGATCCCTG GTGTTCGCCCAGTATGGATCATACTGGCGGGTGTTAAGGCGGATATGCTCGGTGGAAATGTTCGTGCACAAGAAGGTGAACGAAACGGCCCCCGTCCGGCGAAAATGCATCGACGACCTGCTCCGGTGGGTAGAAAACGAAGCTGCCGCAGGTTCTGGGATTCACGTAACGCGCTTTGTTTTCCTGGCAACATTCAACATGCTGGGAAACTTAATGTTCTCCAGCGATTTGGTGGATCCTGTGTCGGAAAAAGGGTCCAAGTTTTTCAACGCCATGATGGGAATCATGGAGTGGGGTGGCACTCCGAACATCTCCGACATCTTCCCATGTCTTAGGTGGCTGGATTTGCAGGGTTTAAGGGGGAAGACCGACAGAGATCTGAAAATTGCGCTGCAAATTGTTTCAGCTTTTGTGAAGGAACGTTGTAAAGAAGGAGTACAGGACAGTGGGAAAAGGAAGACTGATTTCTTGGATGTTCTGCTCAGGTTTGAAGGCAGTGGAAAAGATGAACCAGCCAAGCTTTCAGAACACCAGATCAATATATTTATGCTG GAAATGTTTTTGGCTGGAACAGACACGACTAGCAGCACGGTGGAATGGGCACTAACGGAGCTCCTGCGCAACCCGAAAGCAATGACCAAAGCCCAAGAAGAGATTCGTGGAATTGTGGGACCAAACCGGAGATTCGAGGAAAGAGACATTGATAATCTGCAATATCTGCAAGCTGTGGTGAAAGAAACATTACGTCTGCATCCCCCGGCACCTCTCTTGATCCCAAGAAGAGCAATTCAAGACACTAAATTTATGGGGTATGACATACCCAAAGACACTCGGGTCTTCATAAATGTCTGGGCAATTGGCAGGGACCATGAAAGCTGGGAAGACCCTTTGTCTTTCAAGCCTGAGAGGTTCCTGGGCTCCAACATAGATTTCAAGGGACAAAACTTTGAGTTTCTGCCATTTGGTGCAGGTAGGAGAATCTGTGCAGGTCTGCCATTAGGTAATAGAATGCTGCATTTTCTTCTGGGATCATTGCTTCATAGTTTTGACTGGGAACTTGAAGGCAATGTGACCTCAGAATCTCTGGACATGGCAGAAAGAATGGGAATCACAGTCAGAAAATTTGAACCTCTGAAAGCAATACCAAGGAGAGTTGTGGCTTAG
- the LOC116005978 gene encoding cytochrome P450 76A2-like, with protein MEWEWKYLIWSAIFLIPGLVFLFARKKSCSYRLPPGPPGLPVIGNMLDLGALPHQAIAEMKNEYGPVIWLRIGSVGTMAILSAKAAAKLFKNHDVSFADRKVIDAMKVQGYHKGSLAFAPYGSYWRLLRRIGTVELFVHKRINETVPVRRKCIDDMLLWIEKEASSVQTGTGVHVAHFVFLSTFNLLGNLFLSRDLVDPMSDKASKFFDALAGVVQWFGTPNISDIFPGLRWLDLQGLRRKADRDVKTTLEIVSTLVKEHMNEDRQESRKRKDFLDVLLEFEGNGKDEPAKLSEHEINIFVTEMFFGGTETTSSSVEWALSELLCNPKAMAKVKEEIYEVVGPNRRFEESDIDNLHYMQAVVKETLRLHPPVAFLVPRRAIQDTKFMEYDIPKDTQVFVNVWAIGRDPESWDDPLSFKPERFLGSNIDFKGQDFEFLPFGAGRRICVGLPLGNRMLHFILGSLLHAFDWELKCNVTSQSLDMKERMGIAVSKSEPLKAIPRRIVA; from the exons atgGAGTGGGAATGGAAGTACTTGATTTG GTCTGCCATCTTCCTGATTCCGGGATTGGTCTTTCTATTCGCCCGAAAGAAATCATGTTCCTACAGACTACCTCCAGGACCACCTGGGTTGCCTGTTATTGGGAACATGTTGGATCTTGGAGCACTTCCACATCAAGCAATAGCGGAGATGAAAAACGAGTATGGTCCTGTGATTTGGTTAAGGATAGGCTCTGTCGGAACCATGGCAATTCTGTCTGCCAAGGCAGCTGCTAAGCTCTTCAAAAACCATGATGTCTCATTTGCAGATCGCAAAGTAATAGACGCCATGAAGGTGCAGGGCTACCACAAGGGATCCTTGGCGTTTGCCCCATATGGATCCTACTGGCGATTGCTAAGGAGGATAGGCACAGTGGAATTGTTCGTGCATAAGAGGATTAATGAAACAGTGCCTGTTAGGAGAAAATGCATTGATGACATGCTGTTATGGATAGAAAAAGAAGCAAGTTCTGTGCAGACAGGGACTGGGGTTCATGTAGCACACTTTGTTTTCCTCTCAACATTTAACTTGTTGGGGAACCTATTTCTCTCTCGCGATTTGGTAGATCCTATGTCAGATAAAGCTTCAAAGTTTTTCGATGCCTTGGCAGGCGTCGTACAGTGGTTTGGCACTCCAAACATTTCAGACATATTCCCAGGTCTTAGGTGGCTAGACTTGCAGGGTTTAAGAAGGAAGGCTGACAGAGATGTGAAAACAACACTGGAGATTGTTTCTACGCTTGTGAAGGAACACATGAACGAAGACAGACAGGAGAGTAGAAAGAGGAAAGATTTTTTGGATGTATTGCTCGAGTTTGAAGGCAATGGAAAGGATGAGCCAGCCAAGCTATCAGAacatgaaatcaatatatttgtAACG GAAATGTTTTTTGGTGGTACAGAGACAACTAGCAGCAGTGTGGAATGGGCACTAAGTGAGCTCTTGTGTAACCCAAAAGCGATGGCCAAAGTCAAAGAAGAGATTTATGAAGTTGTAGGACCAAACCGGAGATTTGAGGAAAGTGATATTGATAATCTGCACTACATGCAGGCTGTGGTCAAGGAAACACTACGTTTGCATCCCCCTGTTGCTTTCTTAGTGCCAAGAAGGGCAATTCAAGATACTAAATTTATGGAGTATGACATACCTAAAGACACTCAAGTCTTCGTAAATGTTTGGGCAATTGGACGAGACCCTGAAAGCTGGGATGACCCTCTATCTTTCAAGCCGGAGAGATTCCTGGGCTCAAATATAGACTTCAAGGGGCAGGATTTTGAATTTCTACCATTTGGTGCAGGCCGGAGGATCTGTGTAGGCCTCCCGTTAGGTAACCGGATGCTGCATTTCATTCTGGGATCGCTGCTCCATGCCTTCGACTGGGAGCTCAAATGCAATGTGACCTCACAATCTCTAGATATGAAAGAAAGGATGGGAATAGCAGTTAGCAAATCAGAACCCCTGAAAGCAATACCAAGGAGAATTGTAGCTTGA
- the LOC116005975 gene encoding cytochrome P450 76A2-like, with product MEWEWKYLIWSAIFLIPGLVFLFARKKSSCSYRLPPGPPGLPVFGNIFDLGALPHQTIAEMKNKYGSVIWLRIGSVSTMAILSAKAAAELFKNHDVSFADRKVIDAMKVQGYHKGSLAIAPYGSYWRLLRRIGTVELFVHKRITETVPVRRKCIDDMLLWIEKEASSVQKGTGVKVAHFVFLSAFNLLGNLFLSCDLVDPMSDKASKFFDALKGITQWLGTPNISDIFPGLRWLDLQGLRRKADRDVRTTLEIISTLAKERMNEDRQESGKRKDFLDVLLEFEGNGKDEPAKLSEHEINVFVTEMFFAGTETTSSSVEWALSELLCNPKVMAKVKEEIYEVVGPNRRFEESDIDNLHYMQAVVKETLRLHPPLAFLIPRRAIQDTKFMEYDIPKDTQVFVNVWAIGRDPESWDDPLSFKPERFLGSNIDFKGQNFEFLPFGAGRRICVGLPLGNRMLHFILGSLLHAFDWELECNVTSQSLDMKERIGIAVSKSEPLKAIPRRIVA from the exons atgGAGTGGGAATGGAAGTACTTGATTTGGTCTGCCATCTTCCTGATTCCGGGATTGGTCTTTCTATTCGCCCGAAAGAAGTCATCATGTTCCTACAGACTACCTCCAGGCCCGCCTGGGTTGCCTGTGTTTGGGAACATATTTGATCTTGGAGCATTACCACATCAAACAATAGCGGAGATGAAAAACAAGTATGGTTCTGTGATTTGGTTAAGGATAGGCTCTGTCAGTACCATGGCAATTCTGTCTGCCAAGGCAGCTGCTGAGCTCTTCAAGAACCATGATGTTTCATTTGCAGATCGCAAAGTGATTGACGCCATGAAGGTGCAGGGCTACCACAAGGGATCCTTGGCGATTGCCCCATATGGATCCTACTGGCGATTGCTAAGGAGGATTGGCACAGTGGAATTGTTCGTGCATAAGAGGATTACTGAAACAGTGCCTGTTAGGAGAAAATGCATTGATGACATGCTGTTATGGATAGAAAAAGAAGCAAGTTCTGTGCAGAAAGGGACTGGGGTTAAAGTAGCACACTTTGTTTTCCTCTCAGCATTTAACTTGTTGGGGAACCTATTTCTCTCTTGCGATTTGGTAGATCCTATGTCAGATAAAGCTTCGAAGTTTTTCGATGCCCTAAAAGGCATCACACAGTGGCTTGGCACTCCAAACATTTCAGACATATTCCCAGGTCTTAGGTGGCTAGACTTGCAGGGTTTAAGGAGGAAGGCTGACAGAGATGTGAGAACAACACTGGAAATTATTTCTACGCTTGCGAAGGAACGCATGAATGAAGACAGACAGGAGAGTGGAAAGAGGAAAGATTTTTTGGATGTGTTGCTCGAGTTTGAAGGCAATGGAAAGGATGAACCAGCCAAGCTATCAGAACATGAAATCAATGTATTTGTAACC GAAATGTTTTTCGCTGGTACAGAGACGACTAGCAGCAGTGTGGAATGGGCACTAAGTGAGCTCTTGTGTAACCCAAAAGTGATGGCAAAAGTCAAAGAAGAGATTTATGAAGTTGTAGGACCAAACCGGAGATTTGAGGAAAGTGATATTGATAATCTGCACTACATGCAGGCTGTGGTCAAGGAAACACTACGTTTGCATCCCCCTCTTGCTTTCTTAATTCCAAGAAGAGCAATTCAAGATACTAAATTTATGGAGTATGACATACCTAAAGACACTCAAGTCTTCGTAAATGTTTGGGCAATTGGACGAGACCCTGAAAGTTGGGATGACCCTCTATCTTTCAAACCTGAGAGATTTCTGGGCTCAAACATAGACTTCAAGGGGCAGAATTTTGAATTTCTACCATTTGGTGCAGGGCGGAGGATCTGTGTAGGCCTCCCATTAGGTAACCGGATGCTGCATTTCATTCTGGGATCACTGCTCCATGCCTTCGACTGGGAGCTCGAATGCAATGTGACCTCACAATCTCTGGACATGAAAGAAAGGATTGGAATAGCAGTTAGCAAATCTGAACCCCTGAAAGCAATACCAAGGAGAATTGTAGCTTGA
- the LOC116005977 gene encoding cytochrome P450 76A2-like — protein MEWEWKYLVWSAIFLIPGLVFLFARKKSSCSYRLPPGPPGLPVIGNILDLGAYPHQTIAEMKNKYGSVIWLRIGSVRTMAILSAKAAAELFKNHDVSFADRKLIDAMKVQGYHKGSLVLAPYGSYWRVLRRICTVELFVHKRINETVPVRRKCIDDMLLWIEKEASSVQRGTGVHVAHFVFLSTFNLLGNLFLSRDLVDPMSDKASKFFDALKGIAQLFGTPNISDIFPGLRWLDLQGLRRKADRDVRTTLEIISTLVKERMNEDRQESGKRKDFLDVLLEFEGNGKDEPAKLSEHEINIFIMEMFFAGTETTSSSVEWALSELLCNPKAMAKSKEEIYEVVGPNRRFEESDIDNLHYMQAVVKETLRLHPPAAFLIPRRAIQDTKFMEYDIPKDTQVFVNVWAIGRDPESWEDPLSFKPERFLGSNVDFKGQDFEFLPFGAGRRICVGLPLGNRMLHFILGSLLHAFDWELECNVTSQSLDMKERMGIAVSKSEPLKAIPRRIVA, from the exons atGGAGTGGGAATGGAAGTACTTGGTTTGGTCTGCCATCTTCCTGATTCCGGGATTGGTCTTTCTGTTCGCCCGAAAGAAGTCATCATGTTCCTACAGACTACCTCCAGGACCACCTGGGTTGCCTGTTATTGGGAACATTTTGGATCTTGGAGCATATCCACATCAAACAATAGCGGAGATGAAAAACAAGTATGGTTCTGTGATTTGGTTAAGGATAGGCTCTGTCAGAACCATGGCAATTCTGTCTGCCAAGGCAGCTGCTGAGCTCTTCAAGAACCATGATGTCTCATTTGCAGATCGCAAATTGATAGACGCCATGAAGGTGCAGGGCTACCACAAGGGATCCTTGGTGCTTGCCCCATATGGATCCTACTGGCGCGTGCTAAGGAGGATATGCACAGTGGAATTGTTCGTGCATAAAAGGATTAATGAAACAGTGCCTGTTAGGAGAAAATGCATTGATGACATGCTGTTATGGATAGAAAAAGAAGCAAGTTCTGTGCAGAGAGGGACTGGGGTTCATGTAGCACACTTTGTTTTCCTCTCAACATTCAACTTGTTGGGGAACCTATTTCTCTCTCGCGATTTGGTAGATCCTATGTCAGATAAAGCTTCAAAGTTTTTCGATGCCTTGAAAGGCATCGCACAGTTATTTGGCACTCCAAACATTTCAGACATATTCCCAGGTCTTAGGTGGCTAGACTTGCAGGGTTTAAGGAGGAAGGCTGACAGAGATGTGAGAACAACACTGGAAATTATTTCTACGCTTGTGAAGGAACGCATGAACGAAGACAGACAGGAGAGTGGAAAGAGGAAAGATTTCTTGGATGTATTGCTCGAGTTTGAAGGCAATGGAAAGGATGAACCAGCCAAGCTATCAGAacatgaaatcaatatatttataatg GAAATGTTTTTCGCTGGTACAGAGACGACTAGCAGCAGTGTGGAATGGGCACTAAGTGAGCTCTTGTGTAACCCAAAAGCGATGGCAAAATCCAAAGAAGAGATTTATGAAGTTGTAGGACCAAACCGGAGATTTGAGGAAAGTGATATTGATAATCTGCACTACATGCAGGCAGTGGTCAAGGAAACACTACGTTTGCATCCCCCTGCTGCTTTCTTAATTCCAAGAAGAGCAATTCAAGATACTAAATTTATGGAGTATGACATACCTAAAGACACTCAAGTCTTCGTAAATGTTTGGGCAATTGGACGAGACCCTGAAAGCTGGGAGGACCCTTTATCTTTCAAGCCCGAGAGATTTCTGGGCTCAAATGTAGACTTCAAGGGGCAGGATTTTGAATTTCTACCATTTGGTGCAGGCCGGAGGATCTGTGTAGGCCTCCCGTTAGGTAACCGGATGCTGCATTTCATTCTGGGATCGCTGCTCCATGCCTTCGACTGGGAGCTCGAATGCAATGTGACCTCACAATCTCTGGACATGAAAGAAAGGATGGGAATAGCAGTTAGCAAATCTGAACCCCTGAAAGCAATACCAAGGAGAATTGTAGCTTGA
- the LOC116005974 gene encoding uncharacterized protein LOC116005974, whose protein sequence is MSVMMVAETTSDSWLTNILGPPRKGSVLEPKRSKIGVLAFEVATMMSKVINLWQLVSDAQIARLREDITNSPGIKRLVSEDDEYLMDLALAEIIENLECLAKSVVRLGRRCTDPVYQNLDQVFDASFEMDLSSSVWQYRLKKMERKVKKMERFVAATNQLYQEIEVLGEHEQTLRRLKSGSNPSQLQLLEFQPRVMLQRQEIKNLQEMSPWVRTYDYIVRLLFRSIFTIIMRIKFALGINLIGNGEGSNQFEDFNNNSFAHNRSVPVMLQSSVYPSENNMSRVYSGPLGKSFSNLGLDGDKNQSNNRELLTRQSSVRRGKPSQMRSRPLASIGSLGVCMKAGSYSPAIDCYAPSNSGISRSDRSSLGVAGAFDEMNALASSCKGAKTTLFNFKRKLLVAPPSTLGFTALALHYANIIILIEKLASSPQLISLDARDNLYNMLPASVKTTLRALLRPFSKKSASSIYDPALAADWGLALPRILEWLSPLAQNTVRWHSERNVEKHQMTSRAHSQMTSRTNVLLVQTLYFGSKAKTEATIIELLLGLNYLSQYVQS, encoded by the coding sequence ATGTCTGTTATGATGGTGGCTGAGACAACCTCTGATTCATGGCTTACCAATATTCTGGGACCTCCAAGGAAGGGTTCAGTATTGGAGCCCAAGAGGTCCAAGATTGGTGTTTTGGCATTTGAAGTTGCAACTATGATGTCTAAGGTGATTAACTTGTGGCAGTTGGTAAGCGACGCCCAAATTGCTAGATTAAGAGAAGATATTACAAATTCACCTGGTATTAAGAGGCTTGTCTCTGAAGATGATGAATACCTCATGGATCTAGCTTTAGCTGAGATAATTGAGAATTTAGAATGTCTGGCAAAATCAGTGGTGAGGCTTGGGAGGAGATGCACAGATCCTGTGTATCAAAACCTTGACCAAGTTTTCGATGCCTCATTTGAGATGGATCTTAGTTCGTCTGTGTGGCAATATAGACTGAAGAAGATGGAGAGGAAGGTTAAGAAAATGGAAAGATTTGTTGCAGCCACTAATCAGTTGTATCAAGAGATTGAAGTTCTTGGAGAACATGAACAAACTTTGAGGCGATTGAAGTCTGGTTCTAATCCAAGTCAACTGCAATTGCTTGAGTTTCAGCCGAGGGTTATGTTGCAACGTCAGGAAATCAAGAATCTTCAAGAAATGTCGCCTTGGGTTAGAACGTATGACTATATTGTTCGGCTTTTGTTCAGATctatttttacaataattatgAGGATTAAATTTGCTTTGGGGATAAACCTTATAGGCAATGGTGAGGGAAGCAATCAATTTGAGGATTTCAACAATAATTCTTTTGCACACAATCGCTCTGTACCTGTCATGTTGCAATCTTCGGTTTATCCATCTGAAAATAACATGTCCAGAGTCTATTCAGGACCtcttgggaagtcattttcaaACCTGGGGCTTGATGGTGACAAGAATCAATCGAACAATAGGGAATTGCTTACACGTCAGTCATCTGTTCGTCGTGGAAAGCCATCACAGATGAGATCCAGACCCCTTGCTTCTATTGGATCTTTGGGAGTGTGCATGAAGGCTGGTAGTTATTCGCCTGCTATAGATTGCTATGCACCATCAAATAGTGGAATTTCGAGGTCCGATCGCAGTTCCTTAGGAGTTGCTGGTGcatttgatgaaatgaatgcACTTGCTTCCTCATGCAAGGGTGCAAAAACCACTCTTTTCAATTTCAAGCGTAAGCTGTTAGTTGCCCCGCCATCAACTCTTGGTTTTACTGCCTTGGCTCTCCATTATGCAAATATTATCATACTTATTGAGAAGTTAGCTTCTTCACCTCAATTGATCAGCCTCGACGCTAGAGATAACCTATACAATATGTTGCCTGCAAGTGTCAAAACCACCCTGAGGGCGTTGTTAAGGCCGTTCTCTAAGAAATCGGCTTCATCTATTTATGATCCAGCCCTTGCTGCAGACTGGGGTTTGGCACTGCCAAGGATATTAGAATGGTTATCTCCACTTGCTCAGAACACAGTGAGGTGGCATTCTGAGAGAAACGTTGAGAAGCATCAAATGACTTCTCGGGCACATTCTCAAATGACTTCTCGGACAAATGTGCTTCTTGTGCAGACCCTCTACTTTGGCAGCAAAGCTAAGACTGAAGCAACAATCATAGAGCTTCTTCTTGGTCTGAATTACCTCTCACAATATGTTCAAAGTTAA